A window of the Dioscorea cayenensis subsp. rotundata cultivar TDr96_F1 chromosome 14, TDr96_F1_v2_PseudoChromosome.rev07_lg8_w22 25.fasta, whole genome shotgun sequence genome harbors these coding sequences:
- the LOC120276215 gene encoding uncharacterized protein LOC120276215, protein MVDKRQCTCSCRRLQLSGIPCGHAISVLYYNKETPENYLDNCYKVTTFMNTYKNILNPTHDKDSWPKSDQGHVIPPEPVNQRRGRKTLLRRKEAEENQGFTNGKVSKRGVKMRCSVCGETGHNKRYHGLKGNRDASGGQTHGEASRGESITTDDQTAMNDALRLIDENERAEANTEAGGEYHITPPTLDHQVSQFITIPVQAIHEATPLVEYSMRQQQHESGIPVTRVPIIPNQKAHVELPIGETPVRRPKITIRSKKARINEGPSSDANPPFKNPIFAAIVPKLRSQGNQKDVKEGSRGRGNSVSSREEGMATTVKWLLC, encoded by the exons ATGGTGGACAAGAGGCAGTGCACATGCTCTTGTAGAAGGTTGCAATTGAGTGGAATTCCATGTGGGCATGCAATATCTGTGTTATACTACAATAAAGAGACACCCGAAAATTATCTGGACAATTGTTACAAGGTTACCACTTTCATGAACACCTATAAGAATATACTAAATCCTACTCATGACAAAGACTCATGGCCTAAGAGCGACCAAGGTCATGTCATTCCACCTGAACCAGTGAACCAAAGAAGAGGTAGGAAAACACTTCTTAGGAGAAAGGAAGCTGAAGAAAACCAAGGCTTCACCAATGGGAAGGTTAGCAAGAGAGGTGTTAAAATGAGATGTAGTGTGTGTGGTGAAACAGGACACAACAAGAGATATCATGGACTAAAG GGAAATAGAGATGCTTCAGGCGGGCAAACACATGGAGAGGCAAGCCGAGGTGAATCCATCACAACAGATGATCAAACTGCAATG AATGATGCTTTGAGACtaattgatgaaaatgagaGAGCTGAAGCAAATACAGAAGCAGGGGGAGAATATCACATAACACCACCAACATTGGATCATCAGGTGTCACAG TTCATTACAATTCCTGTTCAAGCAATTCATGAAGCAACACCCTTAGTAGAATATTCTATGAGACAGCAACAACATGAGTCAGGGATTCCTGTCACACGG GTTCCAATAATACCTAACCAaaaagcccatgtggaattacCTATTGGAGAAACCCCAGTGAGAAGACCAAAGATAACCATTAGGTCTAAAAAAGCAAGGATAAACGAAGGACCTTCATCTGATGCCAATCCACCATTTAAAAATCCTATTTTTGCTGCAATTGTCCCTAAGCTAAGGTCCCAGGGAAACCAGAAAGATGTCAAAGAAGGGAGTAGAGGGCGAGGCAACAGTGTGTCATCAAGAGAAGAGGGCATGGCTACCACCGTGAAATGGCTCCTCTGCTAG
- the LOC120275853 gene encoding CBS domain-containing protein CBSCBSPB5-like, which produces MDGHGGLGVPARRSVAGRKKASENGNPDGGRRHLSSRSSSLGGERTVRRLRLSRALTIPESTTVHEACRRMVARKVDAVLLTDSNALLCGILTDKDITTRVIARELKLEETPVSKVMTRNPLFVLSDTLAVEALQKMVQGKFRHLPVVENGEVIALLDIAKCLYDAIARMERAAEKGKAIAAAVEGVEKQWGTSISGPNTFIETLREKMFRPSLSTIIPENPKVVAVSPTDSVLTTTKKMLEHKLSSAVVTVDNKPQGILTSRDILMRVIAQNLSPDSTPVEKVMTPDPECATIDTPIVDALHKMHEGRFLHLPVIDRDGNIVSVIDVIHITHAAVATVGKSGGIGSESTSSLMQKFWDSAMALPLDDDDDSRSEGSTKFTSEGTEMGRLASYPHSSLSDNFGFKLEDKKGRMHRFNCETQTITNLVTSILQRVGDDIDRDHLPEILYEDAEHDKVLLASDSDLAAAVEHARLSGWKSLRLHLDYSGSGVQKRGGRSGSLDVSHKDAWASAYSTVAAGAALVAGLGVMAYLKRSS; this is translated from the exons ATGGACGGCCATGGGGGACTCGGAGTTCCGGCGAGGAGGAGCGTAGCCGGGAGGAAGAAGGCGTCGGAGAACGGGAACCCTGATGGAGGGCGGAGGCATCTCTCTTCTCGTTCCTC ATCTCTTGGTGGTGAAAGAACTGTAAGAAGACTACGATTGAGTAGGGCCTTAACTATACCTGAGAGTACAACTGTCCATGAGGCATGCCGCAGAATGGTTGCTCGTAAGGTGGATGCTGTGCTGTTGACAGATTCAAATGCATTGCTTTGTGGGATCCTGACAGACAAA GACATCACAACAAGAGTTATTGCCCGTGAACTCAAGCTAGAGGAAACACCAGTTTCGAAGGTCATGACTAGGAATCCTCTTTTTGTTCTTTCAGACACATTAGCTGTGGAAGCACTGCAAAAGATGGTTCAAG GGAAGTTCAGGCATCTACCTGTTGTGGAGAATGGTGAAGTCATTGCGTTACTTGACATAGCAAAATGTCTATATGATGCCATTGCACGAATGGAAAGGGCTGCTGAAAAAGGTAAAGCAATTGCAGCTGCTGTTGAAGGGGTGGAGAAACAATGGGGAACATCAATTTCAG GTCCTAATACATTTATTGAAACTCTTCGAGAGAAAATGTTTAGGCCATCATTGTCTACCATCATTCCTGAGAATCCAAA GGTTGTTGCCGTCTCACCAACTGACTCTGTGTTAACCACAACAAAAAAGATGCTAGAGCACAAATTAAGTTCTGCAGTTGTAACAGTTGATAATAAGCCTCAGGGAATTCTGAC TTCAAGGGACATCTTGATGCGTGTGATTGCACAGAATCTTTCTCCGGATTCAACTCCTGTGGAAAAG GTCATGACTCCAGATCCTGAATGTGCAACAATTGATACACCCATTGTTGATGCTCTGCATAAAATGCATGAGGGGAGATTTTTACATCTTCCTGTCATAGACAGAG ATGGGAACATTGTTTCTGTAATTGATGTGATTCATATAACCCATGCTGCAGTGGCCACG GTGGGAAAGAGTGGAGGAATTGGAAGTGAGTCTACAAGCAGCCTTATGCAAAAGTTTTGGGATTCTGCTATGGCACTACctttggatgatgatgatgattctcGCAG TGAAGGGTCCACAAAATTTACATCTGAAGGAACAGAAATGGGGAGACTTGCTTCTTATCCACATTCAAGCTTGTCCGATAACTTCGGCTTCAAGCTTGAGGACAAAAAGGGCAGAATGCATAGATTTAATTGTG AAACTCAAACCATTACAAACCTTGTAACCTCTATTCTTCagagagttggtgatgacattGATAGGGATCATCTTCCTGAAATTTTG TATGAAGATGCAGAACATGACAAAGTGCTGCTGGCATCAGACAGTGACCTGGCAGCTGCTGTGGAACATGCAAGGTTATCTGGCTGGAAG AGTTTAAGGTTGCATTTAGACTATTCTGGTTCCGGTGTTCAGAAAAGAGGTGGAAGATCTGGAAGTCTCGATGTTTCTCATAAAGATGCATGGGCATCTGCATATAGCACAGTTGCTGCTGGCGCTGCACTTGTTGCTGGACTCGGAGTGATGGCCTACTTGAAACGATCGTCCTGA
- the LOC120275195 gene encoding probable histidine kinase 3, whose product MTSLNEFSLDLVVFFSPVLVVCWWVFFRNPVNWFINAKSMEQRTDFFIGKGKFWVGLYEKLSLRGWRNRFYCNYLGSKKVRETWWRKLLLLWVVGWFLGSLWIFWFMNSQAAEKRRETLASMCDERARMLQDQFNVSMNHLQALAILVSTFHHSKDPSAIDQMTFARYAERTAFERPLTSGVAYAVKVLHSEREHFEKRQGWTIKKMESQKQTPAREGDAAFEAHETSPVEEEYAPVIFAQETLSHVISLDMLSGKEDRENILRARESGKGVLTAPFRLLKSNRLGVILTYAVYKTELPSNATPVKRIQAAIGYLGGIFDVEALVDKLLHQLACKQSIVVNVYDTTDPDNPITMYGSNMTRKTVYHNSTLHFGDPVRKHDMLCSFKQKPPLPWLAITTSIGTLVIALLIGYIFHATVNRIAKVEEDYRKMMELKKRAEDADVAKSQFLATVSHEIRTPMNGVLGMLQMLMDTDLDITQQDYVRTAQASGKALVSLINEVLDQSKVEHGKLELEVVRFDLRAVLDDILSLFYGKAQEKGIELAVYVSDQVPDTLLGDSGRIRQIITNLMGNSIKFTEKGHIFVTVNLVEEVRSSLEVKTSESSSTLSGFPVADKRRSWETFKLFSQDSLTVKQASSSSSSSSSDEITLIISVEDTGVGIPQEAQSRVFTPFMQGGPSISRIHGGTGIGLSISKRLVVNLMNGEIGFVSVPQIGSTFTFSLVLKKAHNNSSDYKSSEFQGMNALVLDERPARAKVTKYHLQRLGIHCEVATELSRIYPSIAHGKSNVNMVLVEKEAWLKFTDFWPLFMSKLRKSSLPEVPKLFILANPTNSAKSSSVNLMGCDATIIMKPLRASNLAVTLQRAMGNGFGDGLQNGMLPRVPVCNLLHGRQILIVDDNAVNLKVAEGALKKYGAEVKCAESGKKAIELLFKPDNKFDACFMDIQMPEMDGFEATKKIREMEKKINDQTELGEQSSGSVMRRHIPILAMTADVIHATHEECSRWGMDGYVSKPFEGEQLYREVARFFKSAAKKTQ is encoded by the exons ATGACTTCTCTGAATGAGTTCAGCTTGGATTTGGTGGTGTTCTTCTCTCCAGTTTTGGTGGTTTGTTGGTGGGTTTTCTTTAGAAATCCTGTGAACTGGTTCATCAATGCTAAATCCATGGAACAAAGGACTGATTTTTTCATTGGGAAGGGCAAGTTTTGGGTGGGATTGTATGAGAAATTGTCATTGAGAGGATGGAGGAATCGCTTTTACTGTAATTACTTGGGTTCTAAAAAGGTTAGAGAGACATGGTGGAGAAAGCTTCTGTTGTTGTGGGTGGTTGGATGGTTCTTGGGGTCTTTGTGGATCTTCTGGTTTATGAATTCACAGGCAGCTGAGAAGCGAAGGGAGACGCTTGCAAGCATGTGTGACGAAAGGGCGAGGATGCTTCAGGATCAGTTCAATGTGAGCATGAATCATCTTCAGGCACTGGCAATCTTGGTCTCTACTTTTCACCATTCCAAGGACCCTTCTGCAATTGACCAG ATGACCTTTGCAAGATATGCAGAGAGAACTGCATTTGAACGGCCTTTGACAAGCGGTGTGGCTTACGCTGTGAAAGTTTTGCATTCTGAAAGAGAGCATTTTGAGAAGCGACAAGGGTGGACAATCAAGAAAATGGAATCACAAAAGCAGACTCCTGCTCGAGAAGGTGATGCAGCCTTTGAGGCGCATGAGACATCACCTGTTGAAGAGGAGTATGCTCCGGTCATCTTCGCTCAAGAAACCCTCTCCCATGTCATTTCTCTGGATATGTTGTCTGGAAAG GAAGATCGTGAGAACATACTACGAGCCCGGGAATCTGGGAAAGGTGTCCTCACTGCTCCTTTTCGGCTACTAAAATCAAATCGCCTAGGGGTCATTCTAACATATGCAGTCTACAAGACTGAACTTCCTTCAAACGCAACCCCAGTTAAGCGTATACAAGCAGCCATTGG GTACTTGGGGGGAATTTTCGATGTGGAAGCACTCGTTGATAAGTTACTTCATCAACTTGCTTGCAAGCAATCCATTGTAGTGAATGTATATGACACAACTGATCCCGATAATCCAATTACCATGTATGGCTCAAACATGACTCGAAAAACCGTATACCATAATAGCACACTTCACTTTGGAGATCCAGTGAGAAAACATGATATGCTTTGCAG TTTCAAGCAAAAGCCACCTTTGCCATGGCTTGCAATAACCACATCAATCGGGACCCTTGTGATCGCTTTACTTATTGGATATATATTCCATGCTACTGTGAACCGTATAGCAAAAGTCGAAGAGGATTACCGGAAGATGATGGAGCTCAAGAAGCGAGCTGAAGACGCCGATGTTGCAAAATCTCAG ttcTTGGCAACTGTTTCTCATGAGATCAGAACTCCAATGAATGGTGTTTTAG GCATGCTACAAATGCTCATGGATACTGATCTAGACATAACACAACAAGATTATGTGAGGACTGCCCAAGCCAGTGGAAAAGCACTTGTCTCCCTTATAAATGAGGTATTGGACCAATCAAAGGTTGAGCATGGTAAGCTTGAGCTTGAGGTTGTTCGATTTGATTTGCGGGCAGTTTTAGATGATATATTATCACTCTTCTATGGAAAAGCTCAGGAGAAAGGAATAGAG TTAGCAGTGTATGTCTCAGACCAGGTTCCTGACACTCTTCTTGGTGACTCTGGCCGAATTCGGCAAATAATCACCAACCTCATGGGGAACTCTATCAAA TTCACAGAAAAAGGTCATATCTTTGTTACTGTCAATCTTGTTGAGGAGGTAAGGAGTTCATTGGAAGTCAAAACTAGTGAGTCTTCAAGTACCTTGAGTGGCTTCCCAGTGGCAGATAAAAGACGAAGCTGGGAGACCTTCAAGCTTTTTAGTCAAGATTCACTTACAGTTAAGCAggcttcatcatcatcatcctcctcctcctctgatGAAATCACATTGATTATATCTGTGGAGGATACTGGAGTAGGCATCCCACAAGAAGCACAATCTCGTGTTTTTACACCGTTTATGCAGGGCGGGCCTTCAATTTCCCGTATTCATGGAGGCACAGGCATTGGACTTAGCATTAGTAAACGTCTCGTTGTTAACCTTATGAATGGAGAAATCGGATTTGTGAGTGTCCCGCAGATTGGTTCAACTTTCACCTTCAGTCTGGTACTTAAAAAAGCTCATAACAATTCAAGTGACTATAAATCATCAGAGTTTCAAGGAATGAATGCATTAGTGCTGGATGAGAGGCCGGCCCGTGCAAAAGTCACAAAGTATCATCTCCAAAGGCTTGGTATTCATTGTGAAGTGGCCACTGAATTGAGTCGGATATATCCTAGCATTGCACATGGTAAATCAAATGTTAATATGGTGCTTGTAGAGAAAGAGGCTTGGTTAAAATTTACTGATTTCTGGCCTCTTTTTATGAGCAAACTAAGAAAAAGTAGCCTGCCAGAGGTaccaaaactttttattttggcAAATCCCACCAATTCTGCAAAGAGCAGTTCAGTGAACTTAATGGGATGTGATGCAACTATCATTATGAAACCTCTAAGAGCAAGTAATTTAGCAGTGACTTTGCAACGAGCTATGGGTAATGGATTCGGGGACGGTTTGCAGAACGGGATGCTTCCTCGTGTGCCTGTTTGCAACCTTCTTCATGGTAGACAGATACTGATTGTCGACGATAATGCTGTTAACCTCAAAGTTGCTGAAGGGGCTTTGAAGAAATACGGAGCTGAAGTAAAATGTGCTGAGAGTGGGAAGAAGGCCATTGAGTTGCTCTTCAAACCAGATAATAAGTTTGATGCTTGTTTCATGGACATTCAAATGCCAGAAATGGATGG GTTTGAAGCTACTAAAAAAATACGTGAAATGGAAAAGAAGATAAATGACCAAACAGAGCTCGGAGAACAGTCTAGTGGAAGTGTCATGCGGCGGCATATTCCTATACTGGCAATGACAGCAGATGTTATCCATGCAACACACGAAGAGTGCTCGAGGTGGGGAATGGATGGTTATGTCTCCAAACCTTTTGAAGGAGAACAATTATATCGGGAAGTAGCTAGATTCTTCAAATCGGCTGCCAAGAAAACTCAGTAA